The proteins below come from a single Stutzerimonas stutzeri RCH2 genomic window:
- the znuA gene encoding zinc ABC transporter substrate-binding protein ZnuA: MNRLYSLPLLAALLAGAASVQAEVRVLTSIKPLQLIAAAVQDGVGTPDVLLPASASAHHYSLRPSDVRRIREAELFYWIGPDLESFLPRPLSAREGTTVAVQDLPQLSLRRFGDAHAHDEDEHHDHDDHDDHDDHDDHDGHEHDAHGHEEAAHGETAHADEHDHDHRPGALDAHLWLLPANALVIAERMAADLATADPANAQRYQANASAFTQRVAALDARLKQRFAKVQNKPFFVFHEAYDYFEAAYGLRHAGVFTAGGEAQPGARHVAAMRERLQQAGPSCVFSEPPARPRLAETLTAGLPVKMEELDVLGVGLATDAQGYEKLLEGLGDTLAGCLESL; this comes from the coding sequence GTCCAGGCTGAAGTCCGCGTACTGACCAGCATCAAGCCGCTGCAGCTGATCGCCGCAGCCGTGCAGGATGGCGTCGGCACGCCGGATGTGCTGCTGCCGGCCAGCGCCTCGGCTCACCATTACTCGCTGCGTCCGTCCGACGTACGGCGCATTCGCGAAGCCGAACTGTTCTACTGGATCGGCCCGGATCTGGAGAGCTTCCTGCCGCGGCCGCTCAGCGCTCGTGAAGGTACGACCGTGGCCGTGCAGGACCTGCCGCAGCTGAGCCTGCGCCGCTTCGGCGATGCACACGCGCATGACGAGGATGAGCATCACGATCACGACGATCACGACGATCACGACGATCACGACGATCACGACGGCCATGAGCATGATGCTCACGGGCACGAAGAGGCTGCGCATGGCGAGACCGCCCATGCCGACGAACATGACCATGACCATCGCCCGGGTGCGCTCGATGCGCACCTGTGGCTGCTGCCGGCCAACGCACTGGTGATCGCCGAGCGCATGGCTGCGGACCTGGCCACCGCCGATCCGGCCAATGCCCAGCGCTATCAGGCCAACGCCTCGGCCTTCACCCAGCGTGTCGCGGCACTCGACGCACGTCTCAAGCAGCGCTTTGCCAAAGTGCAGAACAAGCCGTTCTTCGTTTTCCACGAAGCCTACGACTATTTCGAAGCGGCCTACGGCCTGCGCCACGCTGGCGTGTTCACTGCCGGCGGCGAAGCTCAGCCTGGTGCGCGGCATGTCGCGGCGATGCGTGAGCGCTTGCAGCAGGCCGGGCCAAGCTGCGTGTTCAGCGAACCGCCGGCGCGTCCGCGACTGGCCGAAACGCTGACCGCCGGCTTGCCGGTGAAGATGGAGGAACTGGATGTGCTCGGTGTCGGCCTGGCGACCGATGCGCAGGGCTACGAAAAGTTGCTGGAAGGCCTCGGCGACACCCTGGCCGGCTGCCTGGAATCGCTCTGA